A stretch of DNA from Candidatus Methylomirabilota bacterium:
ATCACCACGCGCCCGGTGGACTGGGCGCCGGCCGGCAGCGCCGTCCCGGCCAGCAGGACACCGGCGGCGAAGACGATGAGGAACCGTCGCATGAGGACCTCCTTTGGGGTGAGTGGGTCGTGAGGCGGACGATCGGATGCGAGGGTTATCGGCACGGCCGCTACACCTTGAGCCGCGGGTCGAACGTATCCCGCAACCCGTCGCCGAGCAGGTTGATCCCGAGCACGGTCAAGAGGATGGCCAGGCCCGGGAAGGTCGCCAGCCACCAGGCCGTGGACAGGTACACGCGTCCGTCAGCGAGCATGCCGCCCCAGGTCGGGGTCGGCGGCTGGACGCCGAGGCCGAGAAAGGAGAGGGCGGACTCGAGGACGATCACCCGGGCCATGTCGAGGGTCGCGATGACGAGCCAGGGCGTGAAGGCGTTGGGGACGATGTGGCGGGCGATGATCCGCGCGTTGGCGCTGCCCATGGCGATGGCCGCCTGGACGAACTCCCGCTCTCGCAGCGAGAGCACCTCCCCCCGGACGATCCGGGCATACACCACCCAGCCCGACACGCCGACCACGATGATGATGTTGCGCAGGCTGGGCCCCAGGACCCCGATGACCGCGATGGCCAGGAGGATGAACGGAAAGGCGAGCTGGATGTCGGCGAGCCGCATGAAGGCGTCGTCCACGCGCCCCCCGAAGTATCCCGTCAGGAGCCCGATCAGGAGACCCAGGACACCCGAGATGGCGACGGCCGCGAAGGCCACCAGGAGCGCGATCCGCGCGCCGAAGAGAACGCGCGAGAGGATGTCCCGCCCCAGGTGGTCGGTGCCGAGGACGTGGAGGCGGCCCCGATCGTCGGTCCCGCCGGGCGGCTTGAGCCGCTGGGTGATGTCCTGCTCCAGATGATCGAAGGGGGCGAGCAGCGGGGCGAGCAGCGCCGCGCCCAGGACCGCGGCGATGACCACGAGCCCGAAGAGCGCCGTCCGCCGCCGGATCAACCGGCGCGCCAGTGTCCAGGTCTCGCTGTGCCGAAAGGCGGGGATCCGGGGGAGCTGCAGCGTCTCGGCGCCGCTGTGATTCATCGGTCAGCGGATGCGGATCCGAGGGTCGAGGTAGGTGTAGAGGACGTCGACGATCAGGTTGACGAGGACGAAGATCGAGGCGAGGACGAACACGGCCGCCTGGACGACCGGATAGTCCCGGTTGTAGATCGCCTGGACTGACAGGCGACCCACCCCGGGCCAGGCGAAGATCGTCTCGGTGATCACCGCCCCGCCCAGCAGCGTGCCGAGCTCCAGGCCCACGATCGTGACTACCGGGATCCCGGCGTTCTTGAGCGCGTGCTTCCAGACCACACGCCGCTCGCCGACTCCCTTGGCGCGCGCCGTCCGGACGTAGTCCTGCCCCAGCACCTCCAGCATCCCCGACCGGGTGAGCCGCATGATCCGCGCCGTCGTGAAGAGGCCGAGCGTGAGGGCGGGCAGGATCAGGTGCGTGAACCCGCCGCGGCCCGAGGACGGCAGGAGATGGAGCCCGACCGAGAAGACGAGGATCAGCATGATCCCGAGCCAGAAGGTGGGCATCGCCTGCCCGACGAGCGCCACCACGGTGCTCACGTAGTCGACGGAGGTGTTCCGGAAGACGGCCGAGACGATCCCGGCCGGGATCGCGAGGACCAGAGCCACCCCGAGGGCGACCGTGGTGAGCTCGATGGTCGCCGGCATCCGCTGCCAGACCAGGGCCAATGCCGGCTCCTCGTGACGGAGCGAGTTCCCGAAGTCCCCCCGGACCGCGCCGCGCAGGAAGCGCCAGTACTGGAGGTACAGCGGGTCGTCGAACCCCATCGCGCGGCGGAACTTGGCGATCTCCTCCGCCGAGGCGTCCGGGGGCAGGAGCAGCACCGTGGGGTCGCCGGTGAGGTGGAGAATGATGAAGACGACCACGGAGATCCCTAGCAGCACGATCAGGGACTGGGCGAGGCGGCGTAGGAGGTATGTCTTCACGCGAAGCCTGGGCCACGGTGGCGGTGTGCGACGATCATACCCCGGAGCCCGCCGCCGTCCAACCCCCTCGCGGCGGGCGCCGGGCTCAGGGCGACTCGCGCCAGCGCACCTCCAGGCCCCGGAGCCCTCGCGCGCCGGCGGCGGCCCCGAGCCCGCCCAGCACGAGGTCCCAGGCCGACAGGCCGAGGCTCCACTCGAGGGCCGCCAGCGTCAGGCTGGCCACCGCGACCAGGCCCGCCCCCCGGCGGACGAGGCGGAGGCCGGCGGTGCCGACCGGCCCGCGTCCCTGGACCAGGGCGACCGCGAGAAACGCGCCGACCGTGTCGATGGCGACGTCGAGGGCCGACGGGCTTCGGTCGGGGGCGAGGCCCTGGTGCAGTTCGTCGACCACGGCATAGAGCGCCGACAGCCCGACCGCCCACAGGGCGGCCATCCCCGCCGAGCGACCGGGCGGGAGCGCGCGCAGCCACAGCACCGCGAGGATCCCGTACTCGACGAGGTGCGCGAGCTTGCGCAGGGCGGCGTGGAGGCCCTGGAGCGCCTCCGGCCCGGCCCACGGGAGCAGGTGGGTGAGCACCGGCAGGATGAAGCGGCCGGTCTGGTCGGTGCCGAACAGTCCGCTCGACAGGAGGGCGATGATCCCCATCCAGACGACGGGCGGCCCGAGGCGGAGCAGGGGACGCATGGTGACCCATTGAACACCGAGTCGGCCTCGGGTGCAACGCGCCCCCGTTCGACGACGGGGCTCGTCAAACGTTGACAAGCCTCGCCGCGCCCACCTAAGATGCGGGCAACATGGCGGGGCTCCCCGAGCCGCAGGCTGACCTCGCCGCGCTCCTCGACCGTCTCGTCGGCGAGGCCGGCGACGCGGTGACGGCCGTTCGGCGCTTCCCTTCCCGCCCCGCCACCCCGGTCCCCATCCCCGACAACCCGGAGGTCGTCGATCCGCGCCTGGCCGACGCCTTGCGCGCCCGCGGGATCGAGGCGCTCTACAGCCACCAGGCGCATGCCCTCGCGTTGCTTCACAAGGGAGGGCACTGCGTCGTCGTCACGCCTACCGCGTCGGGCAAGACCCTCTGCTACAA
This window harbors:
- a CDS encoding ABC transporter permease; translated protein: MNHSGAETLQLPRIPAFRHSETWTLARRLIRRRTALFGLVVIAAVLGAALLAPLLAPFDHLEQDITQRLKPPGGTDDRGRLHVLGTDHLGRDILSRVLFGARIALLVAFAAVAISGVLGLLIGLLTGYFGGRVDDAFMRLADIQLAFPFILLAIAVIGVLGPSLRNIIIVVGVSGWVVYARIVRGEVLSLREREFVQAAIAMGSANARIIARHIVPNAFTPWLVIATLDMARVIVLESALSFLGLGVQPPTPTWGGMLADGRVYLSTAWWLATFPGLAILLTVLGINLLGDGLRDTFDPRLKV
- the nikB gene encoding nickel ABC transporter permease codes for the protein MKTYLLRRLAQSLIVLLGISVVVFIILHLTGDPTVLLLPPDASAEEIAKFRRAMGFDDPLYLQYWRFLRGAVRGDFGNSLRHEEPALALVWQRMPATIELTTVALGVALVLAIPAGIVSAVFRNTSVDYVSTVVALVGQAMPTFWLGIMLILVFSVGLHLLPSSGRGGFTHLILPALTLGLFTTARIMRLTRSGMLEVLGQDYVRTARAKGVGERRVVWKHALKNAGIPVVTIVGLELGTLLGGAVITETIFAWPGVGRLSVQAIYNRDYPVVQAAVFVLASIFVLVNLIVDVLYTYLDPRIRIR
- a CDS encoding VanZ family protein, which translates into the protein MRPLLRLGPPVVWMGIIALLSSGLFGTDQTGRFILPVLTHLLPWAGPEALQGLHAALRKLAHLVEYGILAVLWLRALPPGRSAGMAALWAVGLSALYAVVDELHQGLAPDRSPSALDVAIDTVGAFLAVALVQGRGPVGTAGLRLVRRGAGLVAVASLTLAALEWSLGLSAWDLVLGGLGAAAGARGLRGLEVRWRESP